Proteins from one Hemicordylus capensis ecotype Gifberg chromosome 7, rHemCap1.1.pri, whole genome shotgun sequence genomic window:
- the LOC128332846 gene encoding free fatty acid receptor 2-like, with product MAISSHDGVVLGIYILVFLTGLPANLLAFYTFQAKLRQTPTPIDILLFNLTVSDVILLLFLPFKMVEAASGMTWPLPEFLCPLTGFCYYSSIYISTLFLTAISVERYLGVAYPIKYKLNRRPIYAVIASGCFWVLACSHCSIVYIVEYQVQGPNDTHIEDTISKCYENFSQKQLSILLPVRLELCVTLFCLPFLVCLFCYVNLVRILASLPNIQARRKQRAVGLAVATLLNFAICFAPYNISHIVGFIQNKSPPWRVYALLLSTLNASLDPAIFYFSSTAIQQTLGDLFAGINRKLQAFMPWCYPLCVPCCEPEGDNGTEKSSISNMGGLPSERFERGR from the coding sequence ATGGCAATTTCATCCCACGACGGCGTCGTCCTGGGCATCTACATCCTCGTCTTCCTAACTGGCCTCCCAGCCAACCTCCTGGCCTTCTACACCTTCCAAGCAAAGCTGCGCCAGACGCCGACCCCGATCGACATCCTCTTGTTCAACTTGACCGTGTCGGATGttatccttctgctcttcctgcccTTCAAGATGGTGGAGGCGGCTTCGGGCATGACGTGGCCTCTCCCCGAATTCCTGTGCCCTCTTACTGGCTTCTGCTACTACAGCAGCATCTACATCAGCACCCTCTTCCTCACGGCAATCAGCGTGGAGCGCTACTTGGGCGTGGCCTACCCCATCAAGTACAAGCTGAACCGCAGGCCGATCTATGCAGTCATCGCTAGCGGCTGTTTCTGGGTCCTGGCCTGCTCCCACTGCAGTATCGTCTACATTGTCGAATACCAGGTCCAAGGCCCCAACGACACTCATATAGAGGACACCATCTCCAAATGCTATGAGAATTTCTCCCAGAAGCAGCTTAGCATTCTCCTCCCCGTCCGGCTGGAGCTCTGCGTGACCCTCTTCTGCCTCCCTTTCCTGGTTTGCTTGTTCTGCTATGTCAACTTGGTCCGCATCCTGGCCTCTTTGCCCAACATCCAGGCCCGCCGGAAGCAACGGGCCGTCGGCCTGGCTGTGGCCACTTTGCTCAACTTTGCCATCTGCTTTGCACCCTACAACATCTCCCACATTGTGGGCTTCATTCAGAACAAGAGCCCCCCCTGGAGAGTGTATGCTTTGCTCCTCAGCACCCTCAATGCCTCCTTGGACCCAGCGATCTTTTACTTTTCCTCCACTGCCATCCAGCAGACCTTAGGGGACCTCTTTGCTGGAATCAACCGCAAGCTCCAGGCTTTCATGCCATGGTGTTATCCGCTTTGTGTGCCCTGCTGTGAGCCCGAGGGAGACAATGGGACCGAGAAGTCATCCATTTCCAACATGGGAGGGCTGCCTTCTGAACGTTTTGAGAGGGGAAGGTAG